The following coding sequences are from one Gossypium raimondii isolate GPD5lz chromosome 4, ASM2569854v1, whole genome shotgun sequence window:
- the LOC128040411 gene encoding uncharacterized protein LOC128040411, which produces MTFRTRYDHYEFLVMPFRLTNTPTAFMDLMNRVFQSYLDQFVVVFIDDILVYSRTEDKHDEHLRVIPQTLREKQLYAKFSKCKFWLREETFLGHVVLAKGIQVDPRKIEAMQRRWIELLKDYDCTIEYPLIEGGSTTDFGLNNDGVLYFRGRICVPNDTDLRQAILREAHSSTYVMHPGENKIYRNLCELYWWSGLKREVTDFVGRCLTCQQVKAEHQLPSGLL; this is translated from the exons ATgacatttaggactcgttatgatCACTACGAGTTTCTAGTGATGCCATTCAGATTGACTAATACACCGACagctttcatggatttaatgaatcgagtgTTCCAGTCTTATCTGGACCAgtttgtggtggtattcatcGACGATATACTGGTTTACTCGAGGACTGAGGATAAGCATGATGAGCACCTTCGAGTAATTCCTCAgactttgagggaaaaacaaCTCTATGCTAAATTTAGTAAGTGCAAGTTCTGGCTGCGTGAGGAGACATTTCTTGGTCATGTAGTTTTAGCTAaggggattcaagttgatcctcGAAAGATTGAGGCTAT GCAGCGCAGATGGATTGAGCTTCTTAAAGACTATGACTGCACCATCGAGTACCccctg ATTGAGGGTGGTAGTACTACAGATTTTGGACTGAACAATGATGGAGTACTCTATTTCCGTGGGAGAATCTGTGTTCCGAATGATACTGATTTGAGACAGGCCATACTGagagaggcgcatagtagcaCTTATGTTATGCATCCTGGCGAAAATAAGATATATCGAAACCTCtgtgagttatattggtggtcAGGGTTGAAACGTGAGGTTACTGATTTTGTAGGAAGATGTCTGACTtgccagcaggttaaggctgagcatcagttaccttcgggtttgctgTAG